From a single Gimesia fumaroli genomic region:
- a CDS encoding Gfo/Idh/MocA family protein — MSSSSRMTRRAMLKNSVLTSAGLWLGAHTSQGASRSANEKLNIACIGLGNQGKANLGLVSSQNIVALCDVDSARTDKYQARYPKAKSFADFRVMLDQMEDEIDAVVVTTPNHTHATIAINAMQRGKHVYCEKPLAHSIHEVREMQRVAREQNVVTQMGTQNHAGDNYRRTVELIQSGAIGDVKKVHVWFGRPGGWRRYKHVVDRPKQPEHIPKTLNWDLWVGPAPMQNFHPCYHPHDWHYWWDFGNGTIGNMGCHYMDLIYWALNLQYPESIVTKGPDLHPDSTPFWLDCHWQFPARDTQPPVEVVWYHGRNTPQPVLDLGGPKWAAGILFEGEQGMLAADYGKRILLPEEKFRGFKAPAKTIPDASNNHRMEWVEACKGNGKTLCHFDYAAPLTETILLGNLAFRVGEKVEWNPEMMSATNTSKAAQYVQREYRKGWTL, encoded by the coding sequence ATGAGTTCGTCATCTCGAATGACTCGCAGAGCGATGCTTAAAAATTCGGTGCTGACCAGTGCCGGATTATGGCTGGGGGCACATACCTCTCAGGGAGCGAGTCGCTCTGCGAATGAAAAACTGAATATTGCCTGTATCGGACTGGGGAACCAGGGGAAAGCGAATCTCGGGCTGGTTTCCAGTCAGAACATTGTTGCTCTGTGTGATGTTGACAGTGCCCGCACGGATAAATATCAGGCACGTTATCCCAAGGCAAAATCGTTTGCGGATTTCCGGGTCATGCTGGACCAGATGGAAGATGAGATCGACGCCGTCGTTGTGACCACGCCGAATCACACCCATGCGACCATCGCCATCAATGCGATGCAGCGAGGCAAGCATGTCTATTGCGAAAAGCCACTGGCACATTCAATTCATGAAGTCCGAGAGATGCAGCGTGTGGCACGGGAGCAAAATGTGGTCACTCAAATGGGAACACAGAATCATGCCGGCGATAATTACCGGCGAACGGTGGAATTGATTCAGTCTGGCGCCATTGGAGATGTGAAAAAAGTCCACGTCTGGTTTGGTCGTCCAGGAGGCTGGCGGCGTTATAAACATGTTGTCGATCGACCAAAGCAGCCAGAGCACATTCCGAAAACACTCAACTGGGATTTATGGGTGGGACCAGCGCCAATGCAGAACTTTCATCCCTGTTACCATCCCCATGACTGGCATTACTGGTGGGATTTTGGGAATGGAACGATTGGGAACATGGGCTGTCATTACATGGATCTGATCTACTGGGCGTTGAACTTACAGTACCCCGAAAGTATCGTCACTAAGGGACCGGATCTGCATCCCGATTCCACGCCATTCTGGCTGGACTGTCATTGGCAGTTTCCTGCACGGGATACGCAACCCCCAGTAGAAGTCGTATGGTACCATGGTCGAAACACTCCTCAACCGGTGCTAGACCTGGGAGGTCCCAAGTGGGCTGCTGGGATTCTGTTCGAGGGAGAGCAGGGGATGCTGGCTGCCGATTACGGGAAACGGATTTTGCTGCCGGAAGAAAAATTCCGTGGCTTTAAAGCACCCGCGAAAACGATTCCGGATGCAAGTAATAATCATCGAATGGAATGGGTTGAAGCCTGTAAAGGGAATGGCAAGACGCTGTGCCACTTCGATTATGCTGCTCCACTGACTGAGACGATTCTGCTCGGAAATCTGGCGTTTCGTGTTGGAGAAAAGGTCGAGTGGAATCCCGAAATGATGAGCGCAACGAATACAAGCAAAGCAGCACAATATGTGCAACGTGAATACCGGAAAGGGTGGACACTCTAG
- a CDS encoding tetratricopeptide repeat protein: protein MTSDRNKKIAADCWRRGNEALSKENWDYSIEMFTTAVKLDPEALLYRQTKRGAERKKYGDNNSGSKMGVLKLAGLKTKIKNSRRKKDWASVDQYAEEGLTLNPWDAGLNADMAEACQNQGYDDPAIFGFKMAIENDKANKGYYTNLGELLEEKGEFKQARECWEMAFKLDPMDGEARSKVTALMATETRVRGGYEGAEKSSGVKRQSAYDEGRETREQRHQAQKGGAPDGPGQSVEADLQRLIRKEPENKDHYLKLGDFYRRDGKLTEAKENYEKAYELSGKDTNIGEQVEDIDLEQLKEKLTAAKDEFNRDRKNEEAKKRVTLISKALIKREIEIFTKRVERYPADMRIKFELAQRFIRLKKWAQAITLLQQSVKDTRISSDALVALGKCFYAEGKKELAKRQFEKALPSLSPDEKPDIYKEAHYLIGRLYEESKEKEKAEDHYSEILAVDYDYRDARERLEGL from the coding sequence ATGACATCTGACAGAAACAAAAAAATTGCGGCAGATTGCTGGCGACGAGGAAATGAAGCCTTGTCCAAAGAGAACTGGGATTATTCCATTGAGATGTTTACCACAGCCGTCAAGCTGGATCCCGAAGCGCTGCTCTATCGCCAGACAAAGCGGGGGGCCGAGCGCAAAAAATACGGCGATAACAATTCCGGTTCTAAAATGGGAGTACTCAAATTAGCGGGGCTCAAAACAAAAATCAAAAATTCCCGCCGAAAAAAAGACTGGGCTTCAGTAGATCAGTACGCTGAAGAAGGTTTGACGCTCAATCCCTGGGATGCCGGTTTGAATGCAGATATGGCAGAAGCATGTCAAAATCAGGGATATGACGATCCTGCGATCTTTGGTTTTAAAATGGCCATTGAAAATGACAAAGCAAATAAAGGCTATTACACGAATCTCGGTGAATTACTGGAAGAAAAAGGGGAGTTCAAACAAGCCAGAGAATGCTGGGAAATGGCATTCAAGCTTGATCCAATGGATGGCGAAGCGCGTTCCAAAGTCACCGCTTTGATGGCGACGGAAACCCGTGTTCGCGGCGGGTACGAAGGGGCTGAAAAGTCAAGTGGGGTTAAGCGACAATCCGCCTACGATGAAGGTCGCGAGACGCGCGAACAGCGGCACCAGGCGCAAAAGGGAGGAGCCCCCGATGGTCCAGGGCAATCGGTAGAAGCGGACCTCCAGCGATTGATACGCAAGGAACCCGAAAATAAAGATCATTACCTGAAACTGGGGGATTTTTATCGACGGGACGGGAAACTGACCGAGGCGAAGGAAAACTACGAGAAAGCTTATGAACTCTCCGGGAAAGATACCAACATCGGAGAACAGGTTGAAGATATTGATCTGGAACAGTTAAAAGAAAAACTGACTGCAGCCAAAGACGAATTTAACCGTGATCGCAAGAACGAAGAAGCAAAGAAGCGGGTGACCTTAATCAGTAAAGCGTTAATCAAGCGCGAAATAGAAATATTCACCAAGCGGGTGGAACGCTATCCAGCCGACATGCGGATTAAGTTTGAGCTGGCTCAGCGATTTATCCGGTTAAAAAAATGGGCACAGGCAATCACCTTATTGCAGCAATCGGTCAAAGACACACGTATCAGTTCGGATGCGTTGGTGGCTTTAGGCAAGTGCTTCTATGCCGAAGGCAAAAAAGAACTCGCGAAACGGCAGTTTGAGAAAGCACTTCCCAGCCTTTCTCCTGATGAGAAACCGGATATTTATAAGGAAGCACACTACTTGATTGGCCGGTTGTACGAAGAATCGAAGGAGAAGGAGAAAGCAGAAGATCATTATAGTGAGATTCTGGCTGTCGATTATGATTATCGGGATGCACGCGAACGTCTCGAAGGACTTTAA
- a CDS encoding SDR family NAD(P)-dependent oxidoreductase: MDLNLAGTSVVITGGASGIGLVTARTFAEEGAQPILWDQTSQVQQIAQQLSDETGQTVLGFQVDITDFSAVQETTQQTLDQVSRIDHLVHAAAIGSGKFGFPFTNLTPADWPRVFAVNMQGMVHVAHAVAPVMQEAKAGSITFISSIAGQIGSQTDPPYSASKAANINFAQCMAKDLAAQGIRVNSVCPGMVQTPLNQSVWQAWNDRQSKENQKSYEQWAGEKIKQLVPLQRWQTPEDIANMIVFLSSDRAAQVTGQTINVDGGFVMHW, translated from the coding sequence ATGGACCTCAATTTAGCAGGCACCTCTGTCGTGATTACGGGCGGAGCGAGCGGCATCGGCCTTGTCACAGCCAGAACGTTTGCAGAAGAAGGAGCGCAGCCTATCCTCTGGGATCAAACCAGCCAGGTACAACAAATTGCCCAACAGTTGAGCGACGAAACCGGACAGACGGTCCTGGGATTTCAGGTGGACATTACCGATTTTTCGGCGGTTCAGGAAACGACACAACAGACGCTGGACCAAGTCTCTCGCATTGATCACCTGGTGCATGCGGCAGCGATTGGATCGGGAAAGTTTGGTTTTCCGTTTACCAATCTGACGCCCGCCGACTGGCCGCGCGTCTTTGCTGTGAACATGCAGGGCATGGTGCATGTTGCCCATGCAGTCGCACCGGTGATGCAAGAGGCGAAAGCAGGTAGCATCACGTTTATCAGTTCAATAGCAGGACAAATCGGATCACAGACAGACCCGCCTTATAGTGCCTCGAAAGCAGCAAACATTAACTTTGCGCAATGTATGGCTAAGGATTTGGCGGCTCAGGGAATTCGCGTGAATTCAGTCTGCCCGGGAATGGTCCAAACCCCCTTGAATCAGTCGGTCTGGCAAGCCTGGAATGATCGTCAGTCGAAAGAGAACCAGAAATCCTATGAGCAATGGGCCGGTGAGAAGATCAAACAACTGGTCCCGTTACAACGCTGGCAAACTCCGGAAGATATCGCCAATATGATTGTATTTCTCAGTTCAGATCGTGCTGCTCAAGTGACAGGACAAACCATCAACGTAGATGGCGGGTTTGTGATGCACTGGTAG
- a CDS encoding DUF1559 domain-containing protein translates to MKNQLKRRDGFTLIELLVVIAIIAILIALLLPAVQQAREAARRSTCKNNLKQLGVALHNYHETHSVFPFATVCGVNIAAPTGQNYARQSWFHMVLPFIDQAPLYNKLSDGFQSGTVSDFASHPQRSVKVPVLMCPSDPNSGKIGSQKSTFYSNYLLCSGSTTQGADGTYPKLNGMFFNLSKIRFRDITDGTSNTIAASEINLVDDTVGAGPVADCLTIGDLRGRIWGTKYVGGGTFTTLQGPNTSVPDTVTYGYSRDFAPISTSCSSGDNAVYARSRHVGGAHALLGDGAVRFISNNVDTSTFRSLGTRAGGEVIGEF, encoded by the coding sequence ATGAAAAATCAGCTGAAACGGAGAGACGGATTTACGTTAATCGAATTGTTAGTTGTGATCGCAATTATCGCCATCCTGATTGCTTTATTGTTGCCGGCAGTGCAGCAGGCGCGCGAAGCAGCCCGGCGGAGTACCTGCAAAAACAATTTGAAGCAACTGGGGGTCGCACTGCATAATTATCATGAGACACATAGTGTCTTTCCCTTCGCGACCGTGTGTGGCGTCAATATTGCTGCTCCTACCGGGCAGAACTATGCCCGGCAGTCCTGGTTTCACATGGTGCTGCCGTTTATTGATCAAGCTCCCTTATACAATAAACTCAGCGATGGATTTCAGTCGGGTACGGTGAGTGACTTTGCTTCGCACCCACAGCGTTCGGTGAAAGTGCCTGTGTTGATGTGTCCTTCCGATCCGAACAGCGGCAAGATCGGCAGTCAGAAAAGTACATTCTATTCCAATTATCTGCTCTGTTCCGGGTCAACAACACAAGGCGCGGACGGCACGTATCCCAAGTTGAACGGCATGTTTTTCAATCTTTCCAAAATTCGTTTCCGCGATATTACCGACGGAACTTCCAACACCATCGCTGCGAGTGAAATCAACCTGGTTGATGATACCGTAGGTGCCGGCCCGGTAGCGGACTGTCTGACTATCGGGGATTTGCGCGGACGCATCTGGGGCACCAAGTATGTGGGCGGGGGAACCTTTACCACTCTGCAGGGGCCGAATACTTCAGTGCCAGATACGGTGACTTATGGTTATTCAAGAGATTTTGCACCTATCAGCACGTCCTGTTCCAGCGGCGACAACGCCGTGTATGCCCGCAGTCGCCATGTCGGTGGTGCGCATGCACTGCTGGGAGATGGAGCGGTACGCTTCATTTCGAATAATGTCGACACCAGCACATTCCGCAGTTTGGGGACGCGCGCCGGCGGAGAAGTGATCGGTGAGTTCTAA
- a CDS encoding sugar phosphate isomerase/epimerase family protein, with translation MKLGMINSAWAQAGRDTAWGLEKTKEIGFDCVDIFIDPLDADIRERKLVKYTCTRLDLPIVSVCCVAVGLIDFNPSVQRFHLQRVKEYLDLCYEYEAQNLLLVLGEYIWNREVIPPEAQWELGVEQCQNLARYAESLGLEIALELEPFPLSLLNNVDEMVRFVDEVNHPALKANIDISHLLLADVKAEELRKLAGKAIHVHISDCDGKVHGDLPPGRGVVDFDPYLSEIKKLNIPGAISLELEYSPEPDKIEEWVREAYESTNTLMQKAGLRG, from the coding sequence ATGAAACTTGGAATGATTAATTCTGCCTGGGCGCAAGCGGGCCGGGATACTGCCTGGGGGTTAGAGAAGACAAAAGAAATCGGCTTCGATTGTGTCGATATCTTTATTGATCCCTTGGATGCGGATATTCGCGAACGAAAACTGGTGAAATACACCTGCACCCGCCTGGATCTTCCCATTGTCTCGGTATGCTGTGTTGCGGTCGGCCTGATTGATTTTAATCCGAGTGTGCAACGGTTTCATCTGCAGCGCGTGAAGGAGTATCTGGATCTGTGTTATGAATACGAGGCCCAAAATCTATTGCTGGTTCTCGGTGAATATATCTGGAACCGGGAAGTGATTCCGCCAGAAGCACAATGGGAGTTGGGAGTCGAACAATGTCAGAATCTGGCCAGATATGCTGAATCGCTGGGATTGGAAATCGCCCTTGAACTCGAGCCGTTTCCGCTTTCACTTTTGAATAACGTCGATGAAATGGTTCGATTTGTGGATGAAGTGAACCATCCTGCTTTAAAAGCGAACATCGATATTTCTCACCTGCTGTTAGCGGATGTAAAAGCAGAAGAGCTCCGTAAATTAGCGGGCAAAGCGATTCACGTGCATATTTCGGACTGTGATGGCAAGGTGCACGGTGATTTACCCCCCGGGCGAGGCGTTGTCGATTTTGATCCCTATTTGAGTGAGATCAAAAAATTGAACATCCCCGGGGCAATTTCCCTGGAGCTAGAGTATTCTCCCGAGCCCGACAAAATTGAGGAATGGGTCCGGGAGGCTTATGAATCCACGAATACTTTGATGCAGAAAGCCGGTTTAAGAGGCTGA
- a CDS encoding DUF6807 domain-containing protein, which yields MNRKTQKRMLFILQRKDVSLGVMLVAILFGRLADSYAGPALLLEVAAGKQTRQNCVVSMPLPPEMKGQHLTLVREDDAAELPVQVDLSTAQPQLVWIINKPLSKNATRRYRLFARESQASQSEQVSVADDGSHLNVTVDGKPVLTYNHAIVLAPRRDQAYYDKSGYIHPLFTPAGKVITDDFNPDHAHQHGIMFSWRKMIFEGRENNGWDQKSKLGKVEHNKVDSFTSGPVFGSFTATIDHVDLTRKAGPVTMLKDKWYVRVYAMDNRFLFDITSTQNCATKQPVTIDKVHYGGMTIRGHADWHDGHSYDFLTSEGKNKVDGNQSRPRWVELFGPLDGETAGVTILSHPGNFRFPQPVRLHPKMPYFCFAVASPDAFTIEPGKPYVSRYRFYVHDGKPSASVDQSLWEDYADPPTVKVIPES from the coding sequence ATGAATAGAAAGACCCAAAAACGTATGTTGTTTATCTTGCAGAGAAAAGATGTATCTCTGGGCGTGATGCTGGTAGCGATCCTGTTTGGGCGACTGGCTGATTCCTATGCCGGACCGGCACTCTTATTGGAAGTCGCAGCCGGAAAACAGACGCGTCAAAACTGTGTCGTTTCGATGCCATTGCCTCCGGAGATGAAAGGCCAGCATCTCACATTGGTGCGCGAGGATGACGCGGCTGAGCTTCCCGTTCAAGTTGACCTGTCCACAGCGCAACCACAGCTCGTCTGGATTATAAACAAGCCTTTATCGAAAAATGCGACTCGCCGGTATCGGCTTTTCGCTCGTGAGAGCCAGGCGAGTCAGAGTGAGCAGGTTTCGGTCGCCGATGATGGATCGCATTTGAATGTTACAGTTGATGGTAAGCCGGTACTGACTTACAATCATGCGATTGTCCTCGCGCCGAGACGCGATCAGGCGTATTATGATAAAAGCGGTTACATTCACCCGTTATTTACTCCTGCTGGAAAAGTAATCACGGATGATTTTAATCCCGATCATGCGCATCAACATGGGATCATGTTTTCCTGGCGGAAAATGATTTTCGAAGGCCGGGAAAACAACGGTTGGGATCAGAAGTCAAAACTGGGAAAGGTCGAACACAACAAAGTCGATTCATTTACCAGTGGCCCGGTTTTTGGTTCGTTCACGGCGACCATTGATCATGTTGACCTGACCAGAAAAGCGGGGCCGGTCACGATGTTGAAAGATAAATGGTACGTGCGTGTGTACGCGATGGACAATCGGTTTCTGTTTGATATTACGTCCACACAAAACTGTGCGACAAAACAGCCAGTAACGATCGACAAAGTTCATTACGGGGGAATGACGATTCGTGGTCATGCCGACTGGCACGACGGTCATTCGTACGACTTTCTCACCAGCGAAGGGAAAAATAAAGTCGACGGAAATCAATCACGCCCCCGGTGGGTGGAACTATTTGGCCCGTTGGACGGCGAAACTGCGGGGGTGACGATTTTAAGCCATCCGGGAAATTTCCGGTTTCCTCAACCAGTTCGACTGCACCCAAAGATGCCTTATTTCTGTTTTGCGGTGGCATCCCCGGATGCATTTACGATCGAGCCCGGTAAGCCCTATGTCTCACGCTATCGCTTCTATGTGCATGACGGGAAACCAAGTGCCAGTGTGGATCAAAGTTTGTGGGAAGATTATGCAGATCCTCCGACAGTCAAAGTGATTCCGGAATCCTGA
- a CDS encoding sigma-70 family RNA polymerase sigma factor, which produces MPTETGSQSEVARLLTQYRRALYAYIYACVRNSADADDVFQEVSIAVVESFSQLETEAGFFPWAREIAHRRVLAHQRKSNREKPLNPQVLSALSEATERVENQRPLSTRREKLQECLERLPSLSRELIARCYNDQGESVGMVAEQFGQKVSAVYARMHRIRVILRDCISQRLQEEAAE; this is translated from the coding sequence ATGCCGACTGAAACAGGCTCACAATCTGAAGTAGCTCGACTGCTGACGCAGTATCGGCGTGCATTATACGCCTATATTTATGCATGTGTACGTAACAGCGCTGACGCCGACGACGTGTTTCAGGAAGTCTCGATTGCCGTGGTGGAATCGTTCTCCCAACTGGAAACAGAAGCAGGCTTCTTTCCCTGGGCTCGCGAGATCGCTCATCGACGTGTGCTGGCCCATCAGCGGAAATCGAATCGAGAAAAGCCATTGAATCCGCAGGTGCTCTCAGCGCTTTCGGAGGCGACAGAACGTGTCGAAAATCAACGGCCTCTTTCAACACGCCGAGAGAAACTGCAGGAATGTCTGGAACGGCTGCCTTCACTGAGCCGCGAGTTGATTGCCCGATGTTATAACGACCAGGGAGAGAGTGTAGGCATGGTGGCAGAACAGTTTGGTCAGAAAGTATCGGCCGTTTATGCTCGCATGCATCGGATTCGCGTCATCCTGCGCGACTGTATTTCCCAACGTTTGCAGGAGGAGGCGGCAGAATGA
- the rpsT gene encoding 30S ribosomal protein S20, with protein MPNSKSAKTALRKSETRRLRNRSSRSELRSAIKSARTAIAGDDSQAAAKALQAAAKKIDQAAAKGIIHKNAAARTKSRLAKSANKTTAE; from the coding sequence ATGCCAAATTCAAAAAGTGCCAAAACTGCGTTGCGAAAAAGTGAGACTCGCCGTCTCCGTAACCGTTCATCTCGTTCAGAGTTACGCTCCGCCATTAAAAGTGCGCGTACTGCGATTGCCGGTGATGATTCTCAGGCTGCCGCCAAAGCCTTACAGGCAGCTGCGAAGAAAATTGATCAGGCTGCTGCCAAAGGCATCATTCATAAGAATGCCGCCGCTCGGACCAAGTCGCGACTGGCAAAATCTGCGAATAAAACAACTGCTGAATAG
- a CDS encoding FecR family protein, which translates to MINQDDDRLLQAYLDQRLTPGETFQVEQRLCQEPEFADRLIQFASDETVITEWAANLEPSLKETPLQDELPVDVPETVSEEVTVTRGRFFIPSLVVSCLILFMAGLYFWGPQLDDVDSETVVLSTGERIQNHIRQTLAEGSAELHFPTGAKVLISAPAAYEVTGKNSIHLRQGKFIANVPSTGIGFQVDTPHGRVVDLGTLFSVQTADADDTRVQVYRGKVIASVIDGQGIVKTSRQVDENQSAKIDYQKNEIEDTPDSYELSRRYGIKAYSSCVIFQEQMPEALATGKYQVFEHDDLAFVFPERQQVVLPQNVTVEVSPTSAEQQAGKILNYNISIPQQTKVDCFRVYYDPAVSEGQFIPVEGKIVFERPILGVILKKKRLNQTDRFFLPLYGTQREHNIAHQGTEVDRGIFDPKDIYDEISISEDRKTLSFLLLSGERFVDEFRVLVESTETPAQ; encoded by the coding sequence ATGATCAATCAAGATGACGATCGTCTATTGCAGGCATACCTGGATCAGAGACTGACTCCAGGAGAAACGTTTCAGGTCGAACAACGGCTTTGCCAGGAACCAGAGTTTGCGGATCGTTTGATTCAATTTGCCAGTGACGAAACTGTGATTACCGAATGGGCAGCAAATCTGGAGCCGTCTTTGAAAGAAACTCCTCTGCAAGATGAATTGCCAGTAGATGTTCCGGAAACAGTTTCAGAAGAGGTCACTGTGACAAGGGGACGATTCTTTATTCCATCGCTGGTGGTTTCCTGTTTGATATTGTTCATGGCTGGCCTGTATTTCTGGGGGCCACAGCTCGATGATGTTGACTCGGAAACCGTAGTTCTCAGTACCGGCGAACGGATTCAAAATCATATCCGGCAGACACTTGCGGAAGGCTCGGCGGAACTGCATTTTCCTACCGGCGCCAAAGTACTGATTTCGGCTCCCGCGGCGTATGAAGTCACCGGGAAGAATTCGATTCACTTGCGACAGGGAAAATTTATTGCCAATGTTCCCAGTACGGGAATTGGCTTTCAGGTAGATACGCCTCATGGGCGAGTTGTTGATCTGGGTACGCTTTTCTCAGTACAGACCGCTGATGCGGATGATACGCGGGTGCAAGTTTACCGGGGAAAGGTCATCGCATCTGTCATCGATGGTCAGGGAATTGTCAAAACCAGCCGACAGGTCGATGAGAATCAGTCGGCGAAAATTGATTATCAGAAAAATGAAATTGAGGATACTCCCGATTCCTATGAACTCAGCCGACGTTATGGAATCAAAGCGTATTCCAGTTGTGTCATCTTTCAGGAACAGATGCCTGAAGCGCTGGCGACCGGGAAGTATCAGGTATTTGAACATGACGACCTGGCATTTGTTTTCCCGGAACGACAGCAGGTCGTCTTGCCCCAGAATGTAACCGTCGAAGTCTCTCCTACAAGTGCAGAACAACAGGCGGGTAAAATTCTCAATTACAATATCTCGATTCCGCAGCAAACCAAAGTGGACTGTTTCCGTGTCTATTACGATCCAGCGGTCTCGGAGGGGCAATTCATTCCCGTAGAGGGCAAAATCGTATTCGAACGGCCGATACTGGGAGTGATTCTGAAAAAGAAAAGACTGAATCAGACCGATCGTTTTTTTCTGCCGCTTTATGGAACACAGCGGGAACACAACATCGCCCACCAGGGAACGGAGGTGGATCGGGGAATCTTCGATCCTAAAGACATTTACGATGAAATCTCGATTTCTGAGGATCGGAAAACGCTCTCGTTCCTGCTGCTTTCCGGAGAGCGGTTTGTGGATGAATTTCGTGTCCTCGTTGAATCCACAGAAACTCCTGCCCAATAA
- a CDS encoding sulfate adenylyltransferase: MADLIAPHGGLSEPVCCTVPAAEIESFKAEAAALPQVPVSAADLSTVYRLGDGTLSPLTGPMTGDVFNRVLDEACIEVNGKQYAWTIPLSLPVTSELAATLSSGQKVALTNPAGEIVATLDIKDVFEWDKPKYLKSVYQTERTDHPGAAMVLEGDADKTHLLGGEIKALPQPKNSSFGKYVLTPREVRALIAEKSWDAVVAFQTRNPLHRAHEYALVYGLETLLRQGKNAGAVLNPLIGETKSDDVSAEIRMETYEKLIENRELGDGDSDPELWGPRDDSPPDRVLLLGLDIKMFYGGPKEAVMHAIYRQNMGYTNIVIGRKHADAPYADGTAIWGDFDAQEIFNNLAGELLIEPVNVGFAAYYESLGRVDLMENHSEEKPVFISGKQVRATLQEGEMVDPRIMRESTSKILAEAMKVS, translated from the coding sequence ATGGCTGACCTAATTGCCCCTCATGGAGGTTTGAGCGAACCTGTCTGTTGTACAGTTCCCGCGGCGGAAATTGAGAGCTTCAAGGCCGAAGCTGCAGCACTTCCCCAAGTTCCTGTTTCTGCAGCAGATTTATCAACCGTATACCGTCTGGGAGATGGCACACTCAGTCCCCTGACCGGACCAATGACGGGAGACGTTTTTAATCGCGTTCTGGATGAAGCCTGTATCGAAGTGAATGGCAAGCAATATGCTTGGACCATTCCTTTGTCGCTTCCTGTTACTTCAGAGCTCGCAGCAACTCTGTCCAGTGGCCAAAAAGTCGCACTGACCAATCCCGCTGGAGAGATTGTCGCAACTCTGGATATTAAAGACGTTTTCGAATGGGATAAGCCCAAGTACCTCAAGAGTGTGTATCAGACCGAACGCACTGATCACCCCGGTGCCGCGATGGTGCTGGAAGGGGATGCAGACAAGACTCACTTACTGGGTGGGGAAATCAAAGCGTTACCTCAACCCAAAAACAGCTCATTCGGAAAGTATGTGCTCACGCCTCGTGAAGTCCGTGCTTTGATCGCAGAAAAAAGTTGGGATGCCGTTGTCGCATTCCAGACTCGTAACCCTCTGCACCGTGCTCACGAATACGCTTTGGTATACGGCTTGGAAACATTACTGCGTCAGGGCAAAAATGCTGGTGCTGTTTTGAATCCGCTGATCGGCGAAACCAAAAGCGATGACGTCAGTGCGGAGATCCGGATGGAGACCTACGAGAAGCTGATCGAAAACCGTGAACTCGGTGATGGTGACAGCGATCCTGAACTCTGGGGACCCCGTGATGACAGTCCTCCAGACCGTGTTCTGCTGCTCGGCCTGGACATCAAAATGTTCTACGGCGGACCAAAAGAAGCAGTGATGCACGCGATCTATCGCCAGAACATGGGCTACACCAATATTGTGATTGGTCGTAAGCACGCTGATGCTCCTTATGCTGATGGAACTGCGATCTGGGGTGACTTCGATGCCCAGGAAATCTTCAATAATCTGGCAGGGGAGTTGTTGATCGAACCCGTCAATGTCGGCTTTGCTGCCTATTATGAATCACTGGGCCGTGTTGACCTGATGGAAAACCACTCAGAAGAAAAACCCGTTTTCATCTCTGGAAAACAGGTTCGTGCGACACTGCAGGAAGGCGAAATGGTTGACCCGCGTATCATGCGGGAAAGTACTTCCAAGATTCTTGCAGAAGCCATGAAAGTTTCCTGA